A stretch of Corallococcus macrosporus DNA encodes these proteins:
- a CDS encoding DEAD/DEAH box helicase produces the protein MSPQIALAFSSESAAHPALAAFHPVVRRWFASRLGEPTRPQIEGWPLIHAGHDVLIAAPTGSGKTLTAFLAALDSLFRLALDGTLTDRTQVLYVSPLKALGNDVQKNLLQPLEELMTLAREEGYEPQHLRVQVRTGDTPAGERAQMVRRPPHILITTPESLYLYLTAERARATLRHVRTVIVDEIHALARDKRGSHFALSMERLKALTDVRPQLLGLSATQKPLDAISGFLTGTSLTECKRVEVGHQRPWDLKVEIPDAELSSIASHEMWGQVYDRLIQLSSEHRTTLVFVNTRKMSERVAHDLGERLGQQWVAAHHGSMSREMRLSAEERLKAGQLRVMVATASLELGIDVGNVDLVVQLGTTKAISVLLQRVGRAGHHKAGISKGILFAMTRDELVECVALLNAVREGDLDAVRIPKKPLDVLAQQIVAACACEEWDERALFSVFQRAYPYQDLTWEEYQQVLEMLSEGVSERRGRGSIHLHRDRVNQRLKGRRGVRITALTNGGAIPDTFNFSVTAQPEGKVVGTLDEDFAVESSPGDIFLLGSTAWRIQRVVGSTVMVEDARGAPPNVPFWRGEAPGRTDELSLQVGRLREELLRHDDPAGFLEKLLRVPPPAVDALLGYLRLGKKMLGDVVPSHTQVVAERFFDEAGGMQLIIHAPFGSRINRAWGMALRKRFCRSFDFELQAAATEDGILLSLGEQHSFPLADIFDFLHPDNVEEVLVQAILQAPIFGTRFRWVASRALTLHRMMGGKRVAPNLQRARSEDLLAAVFPAQVGCQDNHGGGDVELPDHPLVKQTMDDCLREAMDIDGLREVLRRMKDGRIQLVARDVPEPSVFAHALINSQPYTFLDDAPAEERRVRNVALRRAMPAEDAAAFGALDANAIRQVVEDAAQPMRDEDELHDALLQLVLVRASEVPRGLEAGLFKQGRVAWLERQGGRFLVSAERGNAVRALFPDAVTQPVLPVLEYDRPVERDAAVLQVVRGRMELVGPTTVTELARLTLLDPDDINLALHNLESQGSVLRGQFRAREDVPVAQDADGSPVLEWCDRRLLQRIHRLTVGRLRREIEPLSPQDFMRFLFRWHHLEDVDALRGSTGLLKAVRLLQGYEAPASAWERFLLPARMRGYTPDLMERACYAGEVAWGRVTLKDPPKPAGPRRGAPVEPPEPVVVKRSSPTRNAPLTFTVREDLEWMLAAARPHAVLADGGVWTPPDLSAAAKDVVGVLERRGACFFQDLVTRARRLPAEVEDALWELVAKGLVTADAVQNLRILQSPAHRKRQKLLNRGGPGRWTLLAPSEPKSQEEVTESLAKLFLQRYGIVWRDLVMRESLAPTWRDLLFVYRRMEARGELRGGRFVSGFVGEQFALPEAVDMARAVRRAAPSGVRIQLSGVDPLNLTGVVTPGPRVAALPNNVVTYVDGIPQGVDAVEEAPENEDAEVDGPLAQVN, from the coding sequence ATGTCCCCTCAAATCGCCCTCGCCTTCTCCTCGGAGTCCGCGGCCCATCCGGCGCTCGCCGCCTTCCATCCGGTGGTGCGGCGCTGGTTCGCCTCGCGCCTGGGCGAGCCCACCCGGCCTCAGATCGAGGGCTGGCCCCTCATCCACGCGGGCCATGACGTCCTCATCGCCGCGCCCACCGGCAGCGGCAAGACGCTCACGGCGTTCCTCGCCGCGCTGGACTCGCTGTTCCGCCTGGCGCTCGACGGCACGCTGACCGACCGCACCCAGGTCCTCTACGTGTCGCCCCTCAAGGCCCTGGGCAACGACGTGCAGAAGAACCTCCTCCAGCCGCTGGAGGAGCTGATGACCCTGGCGCGCGAGGAGGGCTACGAGCCCCAGCACCTGCGCGTGCAGGTGCGCACCGGCGACACCCCCGCCGGCGAGCGCGCCCAGATGGTGCGCCGCCCGCCGCACATCCTCATCACCACGCCGGAGTCCCTCTACCTCTACCTCACCGCCGAGCGCGCCCGCGCCACCCTGCGCCACGTGCGCACGGTCATCGTGGACGAAATCCACGCGCTCGCCCGCGACAAGCGCGGCAGCCACTTCGCGCTGTCCATGGAGCGCCTCAAGGCCCTCACCGACGTGCGCCCCCAGCTCCTGGGCCTGTCCGCGACGCAGAAGCCGCTGGACGCCATCTCGGGCTTCCTCACCGGCACCTCCCTCACCGAGTGCAAGCGCGTGGAGGTGGGCCACCAGCGCCCGTGGGACCTCAAGGTCGAAATCCCGGACGCGGAGCTGTCCTCCATCGCCAGCCACGAGATGTGGGGCCAGGTCTATGACCGGCTGATCCAACTCTCCAGCGAGCACCGCACCACGCTCGTCTTCGTCAACACGCGCAAGATGTCCGAGCGCGTGGCGCACGACCTGGGAGAACGCCTGGGCCAGCAGTGGGTGGCCGCGCACCACGGCAGCATGTCCCGCGAGATGCGCCTGTCCGCGGAAGAGCGCCTCAAGGCCGGCCAGCTGCGCGTGATGGTGGCCACCGCGTCGCTGGAGCTGGGCATCGACGTGGGCAACGTGGACCTCGTCGTGCAGCTGGGCACCACCAAGGCCATCTCCGTGCTGCTCCAGCGCGTGGGCCGCGCCGGCCACCACAAGGCGGGCATCTCCAAGGGCATCCTCTTCGCGATGACGCGCGACGAATTGGTGGAGTGCGTCGCGCTCCTCAACGCCGTGCGCGAGGGCGACCTGGACGCGGTCCGCATCCCGAAGAAGCCGCTGGACGTGCTGGCGCAACAGATTGTCGCCGCGTGCGCCTGCGAGGAGTGGGACGAGCGCGCCCTCTTCAGCGTCTTCCAGCGCGCGTACCCGTACCAGGACCTCACCTGGGAGGAGTACCAGCAGGTGCTGGAGATGCTGTCGGAAGGCGTCTCCGAGCGGCGCGGCCGGGGCAGCATCCACCTGCACCGCGACCGCGTGAACCAGCGGCTCAAGGGCCGCCGGGGCGTGCGCATCACCGCGCTCACCAACGGCGGCGCCATCCCGGACACGTTCAACTTCAGCGTCACCGCGCAGCCGGAAGGCAAGGTGGTGGGCACGCTGGACGAGGACTTCGCGGTGGAGTCCTCGCCGGGGGACATCTTCCTGCTGGGCAGCACCGCGTGGCGCATCCAGCGCGTCGTGGGCAGCACGGTGATGGTGGAGGACGCGAGGGGCGCTCCGCCCAACGTGCCCTTCTGGCGCGGCGAGGCGCCGGGCCGCACGGACGAGCTGAGCCTCCAGGTGGGCCGGCTGCGCGAGGAACTCTTGCGCCACGACGACCCGGCGGGCTTCCTGGAGAAGCTCCTGCGCGTGCCGCCGCCCGCGGTGGACGCGCTCCTGGGCTACCTGCGGCTGGGCAAGAAGATGCTGGGCGACGTGGTGCCCAGCCACACGCAGGTTGTCGCCGAGCGCTTCTTCGACGAGGCGGGCGGCATGCAGCTCATCATCCACGCGCCGTTCGGCAGCCGCATCAACCGCGCGTGGGGCATGGCGCTGCGCAAGCGCTTCTGCCGCTCGTTCGACTTCGAGTTGCAGGCGGCGGCCACGGAGGACGGCATCCTCCTGAGCCTGGGCGAGCAGCACTCGTTCCCCCTGGCGGACATCTTCGACTTCCTGCACCCGGACAACGTGGAGGAGGTGCTGGTGCAGGCCATCCTCCAGGCGCCCATCTTCGGCACGCGCTTCCGGTGGGTGGCGTCGCGGGCGCTGACGCTGCACCGGATGATGGGCGGCAAGCGCGTGGCGCCGAACCTCCAGCGCGCGCGCAGCGAGGACCTGCTGGCGGCGGTGTTCCCCGCGCAGGTGGGCTGCCAGGACAACCACGGCGGCGGCGACGTGGAGCTGCCGGACCATCCGCTGGTGAAGCAGACGATGGATGACTGTCTGCGCGAGGCGATGGACATCGACGGGCTGCGCGAGGTGCTCCGCCGCATGAAGGACGGGCGCATCCAGTTGGTCGCGCGCGACGTGCCGGAGCCGAGCGTCTTCGCGCACGCGCTCATCAACAGCCAGCCCTACACCTTCCTGGACGACGCGCCGGCCGAGGAGCGCCGCGTGCGCAACGTGGCCCTGCGCCGCGCGATGCCGGCCGAGGACGCGGCGGCGTTCGGCGCGCTGGACGCGAACGCCATCCGGCAGGTGGTGGAGGACGCCGCGCAGCCGATGCGCGACGAGGACGAGCTGCACGACGCGCTGTTGCAGTTGGTGCTGGTGCGCGCGTCGGAGGTCCCGCGAGGGTTGGAGGCAGGGCTCTTCAAGCAGGGCCGCGTGGCGTGGCTGGAGCGGCAGGGCGGGCGGTTCCTGGTGTCGGCGGAGCGGGGCAACGCGGTGCGCGCGCTCTTCCCGGACGCGGTGACGCAGCCGGTGCTGCCGGTGCTGGAGTACGACCGGCCGGTGGAGCGCGACGCGGCGGTGCTCCAGGTGGTGCGCGGACGGATGGAGCTGGTGGGGCCCACCACGGTGACGGAGCTGGCGCGGCTGACGCTCCTGGATCCGGACGACATCAACCTGGCGCTGCACAACCTGGAGAGCCAGGGCAGCGTGCTGCGTGGCCAGTTCCGGGCGCGGGAGGATGTGCCGGTCGCGCAAGACGCGGACGGAAGCCCGGTGCTGGAGTGGTGTGACCGGCGGCTGCTCCAGCGCATCCACCGGCTGACGGTGGGGCGGCTGCGCCGCGAGATTGAGCCGCTGAGCCCGCAGGACTTCATGCGCTTCCTCTTCCGGTGGCACCACCTGGAAGACGTGGACGCGCTGCGCGGCTCCACGGGGTTGCTCAAGGCGGTGCGGCTGCTGCAGGGGTACGAGGCGCCGGCCTCCGCGTGGGAGCGCTTCCTGTTGCCCGCGCGCATGCGGGGCTACACGCCGGACTTGATGGAGCGCGCGTGCTACGCGGGCGAGGTGGCGTGGGGGCGGGTGACGCTGAAGGATCCGCCGAAGCCCGCGGGGCCGCGCCGGGGTGCGCCGGTGGAGCCGCCGGAGCCGGTGGTGGTGAAGCGGTCGTCGCCCACGCGCAACGCGCCGTTGACGTTCACGGTGCGCGAGGACCTGGAGTGGATGCTGGCGGCGGCGCGTCCGCACGCGGTGCTGGCGGATGGTGGCGTGTGGACGCCGCCGGACCTGAGCGCGGCGGCGAAGGACGTGGTGGGCGTGCTGGAGCGGCGGGGCGCGTGCTTCTTCCAGGACCTGGTGACGCGGGCGCGGCGGCTGCCGGCGGAGGTGGAGGACGCGCTGTGGGAGCTGGTGGCGAAGGGGCTGGTGACGGCGGACGCGGTGCAGAACCTGCGCATCCTGCAGAGTCCGGCGCACCGCAAGCGGCAGAAGCTGCTCAACCGGGGCGGCCCGGGCCGCTGGACCCTGCTGGCGCCGTCGGAGCCGAAGTCTCAGGAGGAGGTGACGGAGTCGCTGGCGAAGCTGTTCCTCCAGCGCTACGGCATCGTCTGGCGGGACCTGGTGATGCGCGAGTCGCTGGCGCCCACGTGGCGGGACCTGCTGTTCGTCTACCGGCGCATGGAAGCGCGAGGCGAGCTGCGAGGCGGCCGCTTCGTGTCGGGCTTCGTGGGTGAGCAGTTCGCGCTACCGGAAGCGGTGGACATGGCGCGAGCAGTGAGGCGCGCGGCCCCGTCCGGCGTGCGCATCCAGCTGTCCGGAGTGGATCCGCTGAACCTCACGGGCGTGGTGACGCCCGGCCCGCGAGTGGCCGCGCTACCGAACAACGTCGTCACCTACGTGGATGGAATCCCGCAGGGCGTGGACGCGGTGGAGGAAGCGCCGGAGAACGAAGACGCGGAAGTCGATGGACCGCTCGCGCAGGTGAACTGA